From Pedobacter indicus, a single genomic window includes:
- the rpsB gene encoding 30S ribosomal protein S2, whose translation MARTTYQELLDAGVHFGHLTRKWDPKMAKYIFMERNGIHIIDLNKTLVKLEEAASAIKQIVKSGRKVLFVATKKQAKDIIAEQAKAANMPYVTERWLGGMLTNFATVRKSIKKMSNIDKMTKDGTYDVLSKKEKLMIQRERIKLESLLGGIADLNRLPAALFIVDVKKEHIAVSEAMKLNIPTFGLVDTNSDPSNIDFPIPANDDASKSISLIAAIIGKAIQEGLEERKRDKEEEAEKEAAAAKAQIDNAKEESDKDDKDKKETSAKRPRKSASQDKSETVESSVEDKKD comes from the coding sequence ATGGCAAGAACAACATATCAGGAATTACTGGATGCAGGTGTACATTTTGGACACCTTACCCGTAAATGGGATCCGAAAATGGCTAAGTACATTTTCATGGAGCGTAACGGCATCCACATCATCGATTTAAATAAAACTTTAGTAAAACTAGAAGAAGCTGCTTCTGCTATTAAGCAGATCGTAAAATCTGGCCGTAAAGTTTTATTTGTTGCTACAAAAAAACAAGCAAAAGATATTATAGCAGAGCAGGCAAAAGCTGCAAATATGCCTTACGTTACAGAACGTTGGTTAGGTGGTATGCTTACCAACTTTGCTACGGTGCGTAAGTCTATTAAGAAGATGTCGAACATCGACAAAATGACGAAAGACGGAACTTACGATGTTTTGTCTAAAAAGGAAAAGTTAATGATTCAGCGCGAGCGAATTAAGCTTGAATCTCTTCTTGGAGGTATTGCTGATTTGAATCGTTTGCCGGCAGCGTTATTCATCGTTGATGTTAAAAAAGAGCATATTGCAGTAAGCGAAGCGATGAAGTTGAATATCCCTACATTTGGCTTAGTGGATACAAACTCTGATCCTTCAAATATTGACTTTCCAATTCCTGCGAATGACGATGCATCAAAGTCTATTTCTTTAATAGCTGCTATTATCGGAAAGGCTATTCAGGAAGGATTGGAAGAGCGTAAACGCGATAAGGAGGAAGAGGCTGAAAAGGAAGCAGCAGCAGCAAAAGCACAAATCGATAACGCAAAAGAAGAGTCTGATAAAGACGATAAAGATAAAAAAGAGACTTCGGCTAAACGTCCGCGTAAATCTGCAAGTCAAGATAAATCTGAAACTGTTGAATCATCGGTAGAAGATAAAAAAGATTAA
- the tsf gene encoding translation elongation factor Ts, with translation MSTVQISASDVNKLRQQTGAGMMDCKKALVESNGDFEQAVDYLRKKGAKVAANRQDRESNEGVVIAKTTTDGKRGVVVEVNCETDFVAKNEDFIAFAENIADVAIQENPASLDALKALSIGGRPISELIVEQTGKIGERIDVSNYEVIEAEKVVPYIHGNYRIGVLVGLSQEAEGAEEAGRDVAMQIAAMNPSAIDKDGVDEEVIQRELEIAKEQIRAEGKPEAMLDKIAQGKLNKFFKENTLLNQEFVKDPSKSVTQFLGSVSKDLTVTAFKRVQLGA, from the coding sequence ATGTCTACAGTACAAATTTCTGCATCGGACGTAAATAAGCTGCGCCAACAAACTGGAGCAGGTATGATGGATTGCAAAAAGGCTTTGGTTGAATCAAATGGAGATTTCGAACAAGCTGTTGACTACCTTCGTAAGAAAGGAGCAAAAGTAGCTGCTAATCGTCAAGACCGTGAGTCGAACGAAGGAGTAGTCATTGCTAAAACTACCACTGATGGAAAAAGAGGAGTTGTGGTTGAAGTGAACTGCGAAACTGACTTTGTTGCAAAAAATGAAGATTTTATCGCATTTGCAGAAAATATCGCTGACGTTGCAATTCAGGAAAACCCAGCTAGCCTTGATGCTTTAAAAGCATTGAGTATCGGCGGACGTCCAATAAGTGAGTTGATTGTTGAGCAAACTGGAAAAATTGGTGAGCGTATCGACGTTTCAAACTATGAGGTAATAGAAGCTGAAAAAGTTGTTCCTTATATTCATGGAAACTACCGTATTGGAGTTTTAGTGGGATTGAGTCAAGAAGCTGAGGGGGCAGAAGAAGCAGGGAGAGATGTAGCAATGCAAATTGCGGCGATGAACCCATCCGCAATTGATAAAGACGGGGTCGATGAAGAGGTTATTCAACGCGAACTAGAAATTGCTAAGGAGCAGATTCGTGCTGAAGGAAAGCCAGAAGCGATGTTGGACAAAATAGCGCAAGGAAAGTTGAATAAGTTTTTCAAGGAAAACACGTTGTTGAACCAAGAGTTTGTTAAAGATCCTTCTAAAAGCGTTACTCAATTCTTAGGGAGTGTATCAAAAGATTTAACTGTTACAGCATTTAAACGTGTACAGTTAGGTGCATAA